Sequence from the Toxotes jaculatrix isolate fToxJac2 chromosome 24, fToxJac2.pri, whole genome shotgun sequence genome:
CCAAAACTCTGGAGTTTattctgactcacacacagaaacaactaAAACTCTGAATCTGTGAGCTGTTTGAAAGACAAACGTCTGATTTTATCCTGGTGATCGATGAGAACATTTCACAACCAGTCCATTTAATCTCCTGTCATCTGAGTGTGCCACTGTTTAAAGCTGTTtctaacagaaacacagagatgtctTCTGTGTGCCGATCGATAAAGATCAGCTCCTCTGCTTCGTATCAAACTACAGAACGTTCATGAAAAACAACTGAACCGTCTTTACTCACCATGTGCAGGTAAACTGGAAGgtttatttttcacttcatttacaAATCCAAAAACAATATTTGCTGTCATGAATCAGATAAATACTCCAGggttaaacataaaaaacattagtGTGTTTCAGACAAAAtgaagttaaattaaaaaagctCACAATAAATCTTCAATATATACACACGTGTGTTTTCCAGTACTTTCTCTtggcatttaaaaacaaaacactgatcgTCTGCTTTAACAACATGGAGCGTTTTCTTCCTTCAAAGTTTCCAGTTTTTCTGAAGTGTTAGCAGCTGGGAGCTCTGACCGATCCACGACACAGGAAGCGACCGAGGGGATAAACAGGATGTGAGGTCGAGGAGCAGGactcaaaacaaacatctgttttactttttccacAATCTTTTTGTGCAGTCttgatatttttaaaatctgtttgtgAAAATGGTCGTTTCCATGTCTGTACAGAAATATCAGGAACATTAAAGACGCTTCTGTCCTTCAGCTGACTGACCACGTGTCTAACACGCCTCCTTAATGAAGTATTTAGCTTTGAGAGTCACAGCATGACTGACTGATGTGGGTCAGTTTGTGCAACAGGAACATACAGTACCATCGTTTACTGAAGCTGCTCTTTGTGTGTCGGGGCTCAGCTCAGCTACAGCAGAGGAACTCCACTGACTCTGATCCAGAATCTGTTCTCGCTCCACAGTCAAAGCAGCGTTTAGTGTTtcagacagtgacacagagtaACAGGAACGTGTTGTACGGTGCCACCGACGCATTAGAATGAACATCGACACAGGCAGCATTAATATAAATATGGCAGCAACACATCACAAACCATAACAACCCAAACACAAAGTGCAACAGTCTGAACTCCAGCTGGAAATAAAAGCAGGAGCAGAGAGTTCAGACGGTGATCGGCTTCAAACTGGTCCCATGTTTCAGCAGATTTTAGGATTTAGTGTCATTAAGtttgaataaactgatgaaattggatttttcttttttcaaacacGTCTTTCTGAATGAGAAATATTCCACATGACGACACAGAGCACTGTGAGCTGAGCGTCCACCCTGTGGCTGCACTCAAAGTTACAAACACTGCTTCAGTCTCAGCGCGGCTCTGTGTGTTGTATGGGATGATTTCATTGGCTAGCAGCAGCTGACATCACGTCGTCTTCTTCACGTTTTAATCATGTGATCTTCTGAGGGTTCGAAATGTTGAAAAGaagatttttcaaaataaaagcactgtgTCACAGGCCGCCTTGAACTGAAAACACTCCGGCGCCGTTACACTGAGAACACATGGAGCCGTGCTGTTGTGGGACTTGCCTGTCAGCAGGTGGGAGGGGTTTTCACAGGTTGCAGAACAGTAGCGTCGCACCAGCTTTCGCCTATTTACACCGCCGGCGGAGTGAAGCTCGTCTCTGCGGCTAATTGAACATGATGGACTCTGGATCCTGGTTCATCATCTGAGCCATGTGTCGCAGGACGTCCTTCTTGGTGATGATGCCCAGGAGAcgcctgcagagacacagaggtcaCTTCAGCTCTTTGCAGATATGATTCTTACTTTGTTTGCTGCAGACAATCGATCTGTCCATCAACAGCATCGTGCTCTTACCCGCTCCTGGTGACCAGACACTGGCGGAGGCCCAGCTTGCGGAAGATGTCCACCACCGTCTCCATGGGCGTGTGGTCGGTGACGGTGAAGGGGCTGAGGTTCAGGATGCGTCGCAGCTTCAGCGGCTGCGGGTTGCTGGCCGGCAGCTGCGGCGCGTCTTCGGTGAAGTAGACCACCGAGCTGCTCACCACGCCGTCCTGCTTCTGACGGGCATTTTCTGTTTACGGGGGAAAAGTCCGTTAAAACATCGCATGAACACAACCACgttttttatctctctttccCAGCTGTCTGCACAGCACATATTCACACAGCCAAGTATTTAAATACCCACAGTCAGAGTTCAGGCTTTTCTTGCTAgagatcatttaaaaaataaatcctaAAATCCTCTCTGAGCCTGGTAACGATCTGAAAACTAATCTTACTGATGGCGAGGGTGAGGTCCCGGCGCTGAACGAAGCCGATGAGCCGCTCCGACTCTCTGGACACGACCACCGGGAAGCCGTTATAATCTGTGTCTTTGATCAGCGTCTCAACGTCCTCCACCGTGGTGCTGTCCTGGGTGAGGACGGCCAGAGGGGGGTCGTTCCTGCGGGGCCTCATCACATCGGTGGCCAGCGTGCGGTGGGTGAACTCGTCCCTGACGTCCAGGTAGGGGTAGCCGTTGAGCTGGATGTGCGACTCATATATTCCCTCCTTCCCGAAGGCGTCGGCCACCCACTTGCTGGTGACGGCGGCGGCCATGAGCGGGACAATGTACTCCAACCCACCGGTGAGCTCGAACATGATGACCACAAGGGAGACGGTCATCCTGGTGACGCCGCCTGAGGGGACGCAATCACAGCTGGTTTGTTACAGGTGCAGAATCCAGGATGAGTGTGTGAGGATCTGCTCACATCTGGGAAACCACGTCTACTCACCCAGACAGGCGGCAGCTCCCACCATGGCGTAGAGTCCAGGTGTGACGCAGTCTGCCCCGGGCCGGCACCAGTTCTTGAAGATGATCCAGTCGTGATGGTGATACGCCATCTGCTCCACGGCGATCCCGACGATCCGCCCGGCGATCGCTCCGACCGCCATGCTGGGAATGAAGAGACCTGAAGGGATCTGGAGAGGAACCAGAACCGTTTTAAAGCggtgtggactgtgtgtgtcatcatgccAAATAAACCTGACTGGACCTGAAGGATAAACCAAGTTTCTGACCTTCATGCCGAAGGTGAAGATGGTGATGACGATCTTGAAGATGAGAGCGAGGGCGAGCTGCCACAGTGCGTTGTAGACCCCGGGTCCCGCCGGTCGGTCTGGGATGTCGTCCACTGGCCGACTCATGTTGGGGTTGTTGATGTAATCACAGAGCTGCGACGACTCCAGCGCGCCGCAGTCGttgaagagctcagagatgagCTCGCTGGTGCTGCGGCGGGTGTACGGGTTGGGGTACGCCAGCACGGCGGTGATCCCCGTCACAGCGATGACCTCCAGGACCGGGTACTTCCCCAGCTCGGTGGTCTTCCTCCGCCGGCACCAGGCAATGTTGGCCCGGATGAAGAGGGTCCCCCAGAGGCCGCCAAACACACCCAGCAGGATGAAGGGGACCAGCTCGGCCATGTACCACGGCGTATGGTACTCGACGTAGAACAGCACCAGGCGGCTGTTGCCAAACGGGTTGATGGAGCGCAGCGTGAAGGCGGCGACCAGAGCGGCAAAGAACGAACGCCAAAGAGTCTTCAGAGGGAAATAATAACTGACCTGCAGGAGAGACGAAGGACGAGGGGTCGTTAGGAGATGGTTACGAGGTCATTTCAGGGTCACACAAGAAGCGGATGGGTTAACGGGTCCTGCCTGACACCTGAACACCACACTGGATGAACGGAAGCAGGATTTATAACCAACCTCCTCCAGGCTGAACAGGACTCCTCCGATGGGGGCCCCAAAGGCCACCGACaccccagctgctgctgcagctgataacacctgcagcacagacacacacacagtaaagggAATAAAAATAATGCTGTTCCCCACGTGGATGTGCTCCCTCCCTG
This genomic interval carries:
- the clcn4 gene encoding H(+)/Cl(-) exchange transporter 4 — encoded protein: MEAGEGVSSATPTEEMNGAGNLMDFLDEPFPDVGTYEDFHTIDWLREKSRDTDRHRKITSKSKESIWELIKSLLDAWSGWVVMLLIGLLSGTLAGVIDLAVDWMTDLKEGVCLSAFWYSHEQCCWTSNETTFDDRDKCPQWQKWAELMTGHAEGAGAYVLNYFLYILWALLFSFLAVSLVRVFAPYACGSGIPEIKTILSGFIIRGYLGKWTLLIKTVTLVLAVSSGLSLGKEGPLVHVACCCGNLFCSLFSKYSKNEGKRREVLSAAAAAGVSVAFGAPIGGVLFSLEEVSYYFPLKTLWRSFFAALVAAFTLRSINPFGNSRLVLFYVEYHTPWYMAELVPFILLGVFGGLWGTLFIRANIAWCRRRKTTELGKYPVLEVIAVTGITAVLAYPNPYTRRSTSELISELFNDCGALESSQLCDYINNPNMSRPVDDIPDRPAGPGVYNALWQLALALIFKIVITIFTFGMKIPSGLFIPSMAVGAIAGRIVGIAVEQMAYHHHDWIIFKNWCRPGADCVTPGLYAMVGAAACLGGVTRMTVSLVVIMFELTGGLEYIVPLMAAAVTSKWVADAFGKEGIYESHIQLNGYPYLDVRDEFTHRTLATDVMRPRRNDPPLAVLTQDSTTVEDVETLIKDTDYNGFPVVVSRESERLIGFVQRRDLTLAIKNARQKQDGVVSSSVVYFTEDAPQLPASNPQPLKLRRILNLSPFTVTDHTPMETVVDIFRKLGLRQCLVTRSGRLLGIITKKDVLRHMAQMMNQDPESIMFN